Genomic DNA from Gimesia aquarii:
GCGCCCACTCCCGTCACTATCCAGTGTGTATGCACAACAGACGCCAAACGCATTCAAATCCAGCTTCTCGATACCTCGACCAATCTCTTCATCACAGGTAAAACAGAGGCGTACAGGGCCGTGCTGAATTGTGCGATCCGACATCAATTCCGCAGCAGCAGACATCATTACCGCTACACCAGATTTATCATCTGCCCCCAACAGTGTCGTCCCATCTGTGGTAATGACCGTCTTGCCTTGCATCGCTTTCAAGCGTGGCTCTTCGCTGACTTGTAACACTCGAGAAGGATCACCAGGGAGCACCAAATCTTCGCCTCCATAGTTCTCATGTACAATTGGTTTGACATTTGTGCCTGAGAATTCCGGCGAGGTATCCACATGCGCTACCCAACCAATCGCAGGGACATCTCCCTCAACGTTTCCAGGAACGGTTGCCATCACAATGCCAAATTCGTTTATTGTCACCTCTTCAAGCCCTAATTGCTGACACTCTTCAAACAACATACGGCTTAATACCAATTGCTTTTCCGTACTGGGAAATGTCGGGCTTGTTTCATCAGACTGGGTATCAATTTTCACATAACGCAGAAAACGATCGAGTAATGTATCCATAAAAGCCAAGTTCTCTTTTCTTGATTAAAAAATGAGCGAAATTACACGCTGATTAATCTGCGGTCTGGAATTGATCCAAGTCAAAGTCAACAAATTCAATTTTCTGATATCCGTCGCGTTCGTAAAGCAGCCCAATACTCCCGTCAGCTAATACCGCCAGACAGGAATAGGCGGCTGAACCAGACGTTACCAGTCGCGAGGAAGACCAGGATTTTCCTTCATCTTCACTTAAACGAATCGTCATTTTCTCGCGTTTTTTACTGGCAGGATTACTAAACAGGATTTGCCCTCGCTTTCCCGGCTCAGGAAAACGCACCCGTATCAGACTGGCCTGACATACCGGTTCAATTAATGCAGAGTCGAGTGATTCTTTGGACCATGTAGTACCACCATCTTCTGAAGTCGCAATTGCACGCCGATTCTTACCATGATAACTTCGCATATTCATCAGCAGACGACCATCGTCTAATTCAACAACAGCACATTCATTTGTTTTTTCACCAATTGGTTGGCTAAGCTCCCATGACTTGCCATGATCATCTGAATAAATCGCATGCGACCGGCGCACGACTTTGCCATCCAACGTCACATTATGATCGCAGGGAATCACGAGTCGACCTTTGTGTGCTCCACGCGTTAGTTGAATTCCATTACCGGGTCCAGTGGCATACCAGGTCCATTTCGGATTTTTCGTAGACTTGGTGATTTCAAAAGGTGCCTTCCAGGTCAACCCATCATCGTCTGAATAACTCATATAAACACGTCGCGTATCCCGCGAGGTTTTGTTTTTGATTTGTTTTTCGTGATCCTTACCATGATTCCAAGTCAAAGGCAGCCAGATACGCCCCGTTGATTGATCAACGACCGGGCAGGGGTTCCCACAAGTATTCTCGCCATCGTTCCAGAGAACAGACAAATCTGACCATGTTTTACCATGATCTGTACTTCGTTTGAGAACCAAATCAATATTTCCACTGTCACTTAAGTTGTTTTTCCGTCCTTCCGCAAATGCCAGCAAGGTTCCTTTGGTCGACACGATCAAAGCCGGAATGCGGAACGAGTGATAACCACTATCACCTCGCTGAAAGACAACGTTTTTGGTGATCGTTTTCAGAGCAGGGGACTTTGTTTCCTGCGCATTGACATGAGAGCGCTGAGCGCTCAGAAACAGGAGACTAAGTACAACAAAGAAGGAAAACCATTTTCGCATATTCGAGGTGCTCCACTAACTAGTCAAATGTGATCGATCATCAAAAACGAGTATAACGTCACGGGAAATGCGTCACAATCAACTAATTTCGGCTGCATTTCCCGTTGAATGCGCTGATTGACTTGCGGTCCGCAAAGAATTTGTTAAGCTGTCGATTCTTCATAGGTATTTTGCCGATAAAGTGAGATATCTAAGGAAGTTAGCACTGGAGAATAGCTTTTCTCTTCGTGCAACATTGATTAGAATAGGGACTACATTCAAGAGTCTGTCCCAACCCCATTTGGCGGTGTAGCTCAGTCGGTTAGAGCAGCGGAATCATAATCCGCGTGTCGGGGGTTCGAATCCCTCCACCGCTACTTGTGTCATAAGAAGACACATGCAGACAATAGACGCCTAAATCCTCAGCATTGATGGGTTTAGGCGTTTCTTCTTTTAAGACTTTCGGCTGAAACTCGGGGACAGCCAAAGACGACTCAGGACAAGAAAAGTCACTCGCTGGTACAAGCATAGGTACAAGCAAATCAGTCTCAGGGGCGTTTGCTTGGTCTTTATCAACCTCAATTTGATGGACGGCAGGCAACAAAGAAAGTGCTTCTGTAACCTGTTTATTTTCGAGGTGAGTGTAACGATCCATCGTCAGATTAATTGTCGAATGGCGGGCCAACTGTTGAGCCACCTTGGGATGCACACCAGCAGCTACCAGATTTGAAATAAATTGATGCCTAAGGGCATGAAAATCAAACACACGGCCGTCTGAGTCCTTATAGCTGATTTCTGCCTGTTCAAGATCTTTACGGATCATCTGAGCAGAACGTTCTACCCACGAACCCGGCCAGACAATCTGATCTGCTTGGTTTCGTCCTGTTTCATTCATCCAAGCAGAAAGAATATCAGCTAAATCTTTTCGGATCGGCTGAACTGCCTGATTTCGGTTCTTCGTGTAAGCAGCTTCAACAGTGATTGTCGGATGTTCTAATTTGAATTCAAATTGACAGGTTGTCAGGCTAGAAAGCTCTCTTGCCCGAAAACCGGTATGAGCCGCCGTCAGGTACAACATCTTTCGATCAGTACCTGTGAGCTTGCGAAAAGGTTTCCCCGTGTCAGCAGCCTGCAAGAGACTTTCAAAATCAGAGGTTGATAAATGTCGCCGCTTTCGTTTTGTATCAACCCTCGAATTTAGATTATTCAAATACTGAAAGGGATTTTCGGGATACCGCTTTGTTTTTACCAGCCAAGTTCCGAACTGTTTGAATGCTGACATATAATAATTGCATGTTTTGATAGAGAATGCTTTTTCGATCCGCTTTTCAGAAAGCCATGAATTGACATCTGACGAGGAAAGCTGATCTAACCTTTCAAACCCACATGCCCGGAATCCCCGAGCGATCCGATTAACTGTCTGTTCTATATGTTTTCTGGTATTGTTTCGTGTATCGAGGTCATTTTTAAATGCTTCTAAGTGCGTGTCGATTTTTTGCTTTCTTGCTTCTTCATACGGGTCGGTCAGTCCTACCTGTTGGCGTTCGTTTCGCTTTACCAACTCATTCAACATGACCTGAGCAGCAGCTTTATCAGTACACAATGGCACTTTTTTGATATCACCATTCATATCACGATATTTGCCATACCATTTCTTTGTTTTCTTTTTGACCGTAAGACCTGTTTTAGGGTCTTTACG
This window encodes:
- a CDS encoding sialidase family protein; the protein is MRKWFSFFVVLSLLFLSAQRSHVNAQETKSPALKTITKNVVFQRGDSGYHSFRIPALIVSTKGTLLAFAEGRKNNLSDSGNIDLVLKRSTDHGKTWSDLSVLWNDGENTCGNPCPVVDQSTGRIWLPLTWNHGKDHEKQIKNKTSRDTRRVYMSYSDDDGLTWKAPFEITKSTKNPKWTWYATGPGNGIQLTRGAHKGRLVIPCDHNVTLDGKVVRRSHAIYSDDHGKSWELSQPIGEKTNECAVVELDDGRLLMNMRSYHGKNRRAIATSEDGGTTWSKESLDSALIEPVCQASLIRVRFPEPGKRGQILFSNPASKKREKMTIRLSEDEGKSWSSSRLVTSGSAAYSCLAVLADGSIGLLYERDGYQKIEFVDFDLDQFQTAD